From the genome of Aestuariirhabdus haliotis:
CCACAATGGGACCTGCTACTGGATTACTCCGCGTCATCCAGAGGCTCAGATCTTTACTGCCCTCATAGGATTCGATAACACCACATTGAGGATCGTCTTCGGTCTGGCCAAAGGCTGCGATGTGCATATCAAAATCGATACCTGCCACCTGGGTAGGTATCTGCTTATCAAGGGGGGCCGAAGGCGGGTTGGGCAGCCTGTTGGCCGTCAGCGTAAAACCATCAGGGGTATAAGCAATCGAACCCGAGGTACCGTCATCTCGAATGCCTGGGTCATCCGTTTGATACACTCGTAGCGTCACATTAGCCGGCAAGGGCACCGTGGGTGTGCCATCGTTGTAGACTAATAGAAATTGCGCAATACCCAGATCACCTGTGGCAAATTGATACGTGGCCAAACCATCATCGCTTGCGCCATTAGCAAAACTGCCACTGCCTTGCGCCAAGCTCCACTCGCCTCGCCCCGTCTGGGTATCCAGAGTAATTTCGCCGGTATAATCGTCCACCACATTGTCTTGCAGATCTCTGGCACTGACGGTTACCAACACACCGCCGCTGTCACAAAAGATCGCACTGTTGGCGTGACTGAGCGTGAAGTGGTCAACGACAGAGCCCACGCCGGTACAGAGATCTCCCCAATCAACATTATTTAATGCCCCAGCGTCGTAGGTGTATTGCCCGCGATCATTCAGATTGAGACGCTCTGCTGTTGCCGCACCAAAATTCCGGCTGTCGTTACCGAAGATCCCTCGATTTTTAGCGTAAACAATTGCTGACATCGTCGTCCGATCCAGAGTCTGAATCTGACCATATCCGTAGAATAATAAACGACTCGGATCCCCGGTCGTATTCGCAGCAGGAGAGTTGATCAGAGAATCGCTACCCAAAGTGACATTATCCTGAACAAATACACGCGCCGTTCCTGAATTGATTACATTGATGGCCACGCGGCTGCCAACACTGAAATTTCTAATCCAATAATCACCCGCCACGAGGTTCAGCGTGGCATCATTACTGAGCTGTAATCGATCAATAAAGTATCGACTCTGATTGGGACTGATATTTAAGGTAGCGCGATCTCTCACACGTATTCGGTTGTACTGAAAATCCCCCACATCACCAATGGTATCCGTTCGGTCATTAGGTACGTTCAGATTGGCGGTAAAACCACTGGTATCGGGAAAACTGCCTGCATCGAGTTGATCGACTGCGGTGTTATTGGTTAAACAAGGCAAGAAGCCGCCACAGCTTCCCAAAAGAAAATCGACCGTGTCGGAGAACAAAAAGATGTCGCTCGGATTGGTAATTTGCGCCTGCGAATTAAAGGTTATTCTGCCAATATTTCCGGCCCCAATACTGTGTGTTTGTAATGCGTTGGGAAAACTCGCTACGCATTCTGTCGAGTTCGAGCTGCATGGATGAGTTAGATTCATCACATCAACAATCTGCGCCGCCGTCAGAGACTGCTCGTAAATTCTTACCTCATCAATGTCACCGTTAAAGCGACGAGCTGCAATCCGATCATCGGCAATCGAAAGCGGCAAACTATTAACTTGAGGCGTGCCACTGAAATTAGCGCTACCACTGGGCAAACCGTCGATAAAGATACTTTGCGCTCCGGGCGAATGGCGAATAACGACATGATGCCATTGCCCAACGACAAGCGCTGTTGTTGAATTAATTTCCCGAGTAGCCGCAGGACCCTGAGTTTGCCACCACCAGTTTATCCGTCCATCGGGTCTAACGTGAAATTCGTAATTGGTATCCTTGGATACGATGGTTTTCAAATCCGAGCCAGGGAATTGCCCAACACGTACCCAGGCAGCCACCGTAAAGTTAGCCCCTGAATCCAGTAGCGCATCATCAGCAATTTCTACGTAGCCATTAACCCCATCAAACACACCATAGCTACAGGTACCGGGATCTCCCTCTATAGCGCGAGGACTCACCGTGCTTGTGAGCGCGCCTCCGACTGCTACGCCATTATTTCCATTACCACTGCTATCGACCACTTCCCCAGCAGTACCATCCCAAAGCGTCTCATCCAGATGCCACAAACCGATCGGATCGGGTAATAAGCCACTGCCCGAAAACTCAACCAGATTCCAGCCAACCCACGCGTCATCCGCTGTATTATTTCGATTAAGAGAAAGCACATTGGCCGACAGATCCATGACCACCGAGGCGACACCGATATTGTCATTTTGATCGTACCGGGTGCGACCCAGGCTCTGACCCGCCACCGCTTGTGATGAAGCAAAAGCCAGCGACCGAGCAGGATCTACAGCACTAATGGCGGACTGTGCATTGGCGGCTCCCGACGCTAATTGCTGCAATCCCGTTTGCACCCTAGAACCATCCATCAGCTCGATCACCTGAACACTGATTTCATCGATGGCGGGACCGTTCAGTTCTCGTTCGATTCGCACATTATTATCATTGCTGAACTCGCTGCTCAGCATTCGGGCACCAACCTCTTGCAAAGTACCGCTTTCGCTGATGTGGCCTATCAAGGTAAAAGATCGACTGCGATCGACACGGCCAATCGATAGATTGATACTCCTTCTGCTTCGACTCATCGAGGTCACCAGGTGTTGAACATTGATATCACCGGGTGTTGTAAATTCAACCAACTGCCACCAGATAGTGTGAACACCATTGCCTTGATCAGCAGAAAACCTCAAGGTATTGGCGTTAATTACACGCCCTGACACAGGATCATCGCTACCCCACTGACTATCACCGGCACCCGTGCTTTTAGACCAGGTCAGGAATGATTGCGAAGGATTAATCCTGAGCGGGAGGCTGACATTATTAACCGAGTTACTCTGTTGCAGACTGCCCCGTTGTACTCGTACGCCGTCATTAAATTCCGCCACAGACCATTTAATATCTATGGTACTGGTTTCATTGGTAACTCGTACAAACTCCAGAGTCGTTGCGTCCAGAATTCTGCCTCTTAACATGGAGCCCGATGGGCGATTGGAATTGTGTGCAGTTTGAAATACCAAAAAGGACTGTAACGGATTGACGGCAACCGGAAGTGTGACCCGTACAGTTCCGTTGCCACTACTGATGCTTGTTCCGGTCAGAATCTGCCGAATATCGGCCGCCCAGGAAATTGAAGAAAAAGACAAAGTGCATAGTATTAACAGCAACCACCTGGAACATTGGCAAAGATATTGATGAGATCCGTCAGAGCTGCGCATCATCAATCCCGGCTTATAATGGCTTCAATTTGTCGATAGACGTAATCAGGGGAATTATCGTAATCCCCATAACTGGCTTCGGATATAATACGAAACACTCGCACCTGATTAACGCCTTCCTGATAACTTCCTTGTTGTATACATTGACTGCGCACCGAAAAACCATCCAGGCCGGCGACAGTCAGATTAAAGTTTGCATTGGCACAACTGTTGGCAGACAGCACTCTGTTGGCCTGGTATTCGATGCCAGAACGCGCCGCTTGAAACGCTCTAGAGCTCAGCAATCCCAAATCTGCTGTGGCCGTCTGCACACCAATCAAGCGAGCCATAAAGGCGACCGCCAGTGCAACAATCACAATAAGAAAGATGACAGCCATTAACGAAAATCCCGATTGATGATGCGGCGTTTTCATGGCGAGTTATCCACATGAATTTGATGCAATAACGAGATCGTTTCTCCCTCCAGAGACAAGCTGAGCGATAGCGTCAGTAAGCCTCGCCCCTCATTACTCACACCCGCATCGTAAACAAAACTGCAACTACTGACATGGTCAGTAAGCAACCCCATATTGGCAGAGGACAAGGGAGCCGCATTGCCATTAACGGGTTGCGATGCTTGCAGTGCGTATCCCCAATAACGATTGATTTCACCACCCTCACACAGGTAGCTGATGGGGTAGTCGATGGCATAGACGCGCCGCTGGGGCGAGGAAAAAGAAAACTGAAACGCAGGATTCATAGTAACGCTGGTTCCCCCGGAAATGCTGGTCCCCGCGGGAGAAATCACATGACTGCCAGCAACCGGCAAGGGGCCCAGACTTGGCCCTCCATACACATTGGCGCCGGGCAAAGGATCCCCTGCGCTATTTTTTGCCCCCAGGTTATAGATCACCAGCCGGCTGCCCGTCGGTACGGTTAGGTTACCCAGAATATCAAAGCTGTTATCACTCACGGAAAAGTCGAGGATATCGCCACCGCCACTGCCATCCGGATCAGCCCGGTAACGGGCGCCGCTAACCACGTTGACCATTTCCAGCGAACGGCTGCCGGTAACCCGTAAACTATTCGGCA
Proteins encoded in this window:
- a CDS encoding PilW family protein, translating into MGDLYPDSAPGCDSGFVWRYARGFTLIELVIVIALSGAVLALVTSIMTRPLEHYVDTSRRAELVDVAESALSMMARDVRNALPNSLRVTGSRSLEMVNVVSGARYRADPDGSGGGDILDFSVSDNSFDILGNLTVPTGSRLVIYNLGAKNSAGDPLPGANVYGGPSLGPLPVAGSHVISPAGTSISGGTSVTMNPAFQFSFSSPQRRVYAIDYPISYLCEGGEINRYWGYALQASQPVNGNAAPLSSANMGLLTDHVSSCSFVYDAGVSNEGRGLLTLSLSLSLEGETISLLHQIHVDNSP
- a CDS encoding LamG domain-containing protein; the protein is MLRGRILDATTLEFVRVTNETSTIDIKWSVAEFNDGVRVQRGSLQQSNSVNNVSLPLRINPSQSFLTWSKSTGAGDSQWGSDDPVSGRVINANTLRFSADQGNGVHTIWWQLVEFTTPGDINVQHLVTSMSRSRRSINLSIGRVDRSRSFTLIGHISESGTLQEVGARMLSSEFSNDNNVRIERELNGPAIDEISVQVIELMDGSRVQTGLQQLASGAANAQSAISAVDPARSLAFASSQAVAGQSLGRTRYDQNDNIGVASVVMDLSANVLSLNRNNTADDAWVGWNLVEFSGSGLLPDPIGLWHLDETLWDGTAGEVVDSSGNGNNGVAVGGALTSTVSPRAIEGDPGTCSYGVFDGVNGYVEIADDALLDSGANFTVAAWVRVGQFPGSDLKTIVSKDTNYEFHVRPDGRINWWWQTQGPAATREINSTTALVVGQWHHVVIRHSPGAQSIFIDGLPSGSANFSGTPQVNSLPLSIADDRIAARRFNGDIDEVRIYEQSLTAAQIVDVMNLTHPCSSNSTECVASFPNALQTHSIGAGNIGRITFNSQAQITNPSDIFLFSDTVDFLLGSCGGFLPCLTNNTAVDQLDAGSFPDTSGFTANLNVPNDRTDTIGDVGDFQYNRIRVRDRATLNISPNQSRYFIDRLQLSNDATLNLVAGDYWIRNFSVGSRVAINVINSGTARVFVQDNVTLGSDSLINSPAANTTGDPSRLLFYGYGQIQTLDRTTMSAIVYAKNRGIFGNDSRNFGAATAERLNLNDRGQYTYDAGALNNVDWGDLCTGVGSVVDHFTLSHANSAIFCDSGGVLVTVSARDLQDNVVDDYTGEITLDTQTGRGEWSLAQGSGSFANGASDDGLATYQFATGDLGIAQFLLVYNDGTPTVPLPANVTLRVYQTDDPGIRDDGTSGSIAYTPDGFTLTANRLPNPPSAPLDKQIPTQVAGIDFDMHIAAFGQTEDDPQCGVIESYEGSKDLSLWMTRSNPVAGPIVVTRAGTPLGDGETAATIHRINFAQGQAVLGSLNYKDVGDLRIGASEGTLPIRGESENFVVRPYELRVSSIAETANASNVNPSPQPPTPVSANDALFVAAGDPVTVMVDSLDADGDITPSFGAEGEEVGFDTSLLQPSGGVNPGLVDLGGTITGGSYEGQQRWDEVGSLSVQAKVLDGNYLGIGLTETRSILRDSVAVGRFVPAYFDINANTPALSNGESGWACAFTYQGQPFGFQTDPVITVTAYSRVNSVTLNYGNNLWKLTGNLDGRSYTDEAGLGGDLQVDSSATSVSLAGANNFDGLGTLTISDELLSYEKNAIRPAANDIPFSALLSLGLAAEDLMDNDGVCYRGAGGSGVNCESFDISGITGTQIRFGRLHIESAFGPEVLPLDLPVRIQQWDNLSGQLGFVDNTSDSCTQLSPIPSVSDFSIQLSDYSGNLGAGETVPAWPGFIAGAGALNLSAPGNGNEGSVRVELVAPAGNDWLLYDWFSLGVPANPSAVATFGVFRGEQPMIYRREVFR